In Candidatus Nezhaarchaeota archaeon, one DNA window encodes the following:
- a CDS encoding adenylyltransferase/cytidyltransferase family protein — protein MRGKRVVFTSGFFDPPHRGHVMLLEEAKRLGDWLVVLVHRDECCVRKKGYCFMALEDRVAIIRAMRYVDEVLVC, from the coding sequence ATGAGGGGGAAGAGGGTAGTCTTCACCTCAGGCTTCTTCGACCCTCCCCACAGAGGGCACGTCATGCTTCTTGAGGAGGCCAAGAGGCTCGGAGACTGGCTCGTGGTCCTAGTCCATAGAGATGAGTGCTGCGTTAGGAAGAAGGGGTACTGCTTCATGGCCCTTGAGGACAGGGTGGCCATAATTAGGGCCATGAGGTACGTGGACGAGGTGTTAGTCTGCGA